One part of the Chryseobacterium sp. 7 genome encodes these proteins:
- the mfd gene encoding transcription-repair coupling factor produces the protein MQLKSINEKFLPDLLQKEFGKEIFTQLENSPHISVKGSAGSSVSIFVAELFLAQKKNILYLVDDKEDALYANTEMEDLLGKDKVLYFPATHLEPYQVEKTQNANLVLRTEVLNKINSGRSPKVIVAYAGALSEKVLKKEDFKAISHHIKVGDQLDFDFIDELLNHYHFQQADFVSEPGEFSVRGGIVDVFSYSYEKPYRITFFGNEVESIKTFDIETQLSVDKVKDFQLVSNMNFSVTGTRVSLLQLLPNESFVVSKNGMIGMQKIRTFYEKSLEKYDTLNKDIAHRTPQELFISDQEFLFDYKKFKTIDFGGAVIEGIKDITEVKMDQVPQPSFHKNFELLIEDIEEKQNNGFDTWISFSTEKQKERLESIFEELEHELPFKSFKSELHEGFVDNEHQLLVYTDHQIFDRYQRYKAKNTFAKSEQLTLKDLMSLKIGDYIAHIDHGIGKFMGLVKVNNDGKIQECFKLTYKNGDLLYVSIHSLHKISKYNGPDGREIVLSKLGSPTWKSLKQKTKAKVKQIAFDLIQLYAQRKTAKGFAYTPDSYLQNELEASFIYEDTPDQEKATIDVKKDMEADTVMDRLVCGDVGFGKTEVAIRAAFKAATDGKQVAVLVPTTILAFQHYRSFKERLKDFPVNVAYVNRFRTAKQKSETLDALKNGKVDIIIGTHQLASSSVKFKDLGLLIIDEEHKFGVSVKDKLKTLKNNVDTLTLTATPIPRTLQFSLMAARDLSVIKTPPPNRQPVDTQLIGFSEEILRDAVSYELQRDGQVYFINNRIENLKDIAGLIQRLVPDARVITGHGQMEGKQLEKNVLDFMEGKYDVLVSTTIVESGVDVPNANTIFINDAQRFGMADLHQMRGRVGRSNRKAFCYLITPPYDMMTSDARKRLEAIEQFSDLGSGFQIAMKDLEIRGAGDLLGAEQSGFINEMGFETYQKLMQEALEELKDDADFENLFENEEDRQKLFKSVKDVNIDTDLELMLPDFYISNTEERLLLYQKIAEINNETDLHQFELELIDRFGPLPKEAVNLLKSVSLKWLAADIGFEKIVMKNGVFLGYFPGNPQDKFYQTDRFRHIINYLTRNPAEAQLKEKPGKEGNQLMMRKERVKNVDEVNVLLKAIIEHN, from the coding sequence ATGCAATTAAAATCCATCAACGAAAAGTTTCTTCCAGATCTTTTGCAGAAAGAGTTTGGGAAAGAAATTTTCACCCAGTTAGAAAACAGTCCGCATATTTCTGTAAAAGGAAGTGCCGGATCCTCAGTTTCTATTTTTGTGGCAGAGCTTTTTTTAGCTCAAAAGAAAAATATCCTTTATCTGGTAGATGATAAAGAGGATGCATTGTATGCCAATACAGAGATGGAAGACCTTCTTGGAAAGGATAAAGTACTGTATTTCCCTGCAACTCATCTTGAGCCTTATCAGGTGGAAAAAACACAAAATGCCAATCTGGTTTTAAGAACAGAGGTTCTCAATAAGATCAATTCCGGGAGATCTCCGAAGGTGATTGTTGCTTATGCCGGAGCTTTGTCTGAAAAGGTTTTAAAAAAAGAAGACTTTAAAGCAATTTCACATCATATAAAAGTAGGTGATCAGCTGGATTTCGATTTTATAGATGAACTTCTTAATCATTATCATTTCCAGCAGGCTGATTTTGTTTCAGAACCGGGAGAGTTTTCAGTGAGAGGGGGAATTGTAGACGTATTTTCCTATTCTTACGAGAAACCTTATAGAATAACGTTCTTTGGTAATGAAGTAGAAAGTATTAAAACTTTTGATATCGAAACTCAGCTTTCTGTAGATAAAGTGAAAGATTTTCAGCTTGTTTCCAATATGAACTTCTCTGTCACCGGAACCAGAGTATCATTGCTGCAGCTGTTGCCCAATGAGAGTTTTGTGGTTTCTAAAAATGGAATGATTGGTATGCAGAAAATCAGGACATTCTATGAAAAGTCTCTGGAAAAATATGATACATTAAATAAGGATATTGCCCACAGAACACCGCAGGAACTTTTTATTTCAGATCAGGAGTTTTTATTTGATTATAAAAAATTTAAGACGATTGATTTTGGCGGAGCGGTCATTGAAGGAATAAAGGATATCACAGAAGTCAAAATGGATCAGGTTCCACAACCTTCTTTCCATAAAAACTTTGAGCTGCTTATTGAAGATATTGAAGAAAAACAAAATAATGGATTTGATACCTGGATTTCTTTTTCAACAGAAAAGCAGAAAGAAAGACTTGAGTCTATTTTTGAGGAACTGGAACATGAGCTGCCTTTTAAAAGTTTTAAATCTGAGCTGCATGAAGGTTTTGTAGACAACGAACATCAATTGCTTGTGTACACAGATCACCAGATTTTCGACCGTTACCAGAGATATAAAGCGAAAAACACTTTTGCAAAATCGGAACAGCTTACCCTGAAAGATCTGATGTCTTTGAAGATTGGGGATTATATTGCCCATATTGACCATGGAATCGGGAAGTTTATGGGGCTTGTAAAAGTAAATAATGATGGTAAGATTCAGGAATGTTTTAAACTGACTTATAAAAATGGAGACTTATTATATGTAAGTATTCACTCTTTGCATAAGATCTCGAAATATAACGGACCGGATGGAAGGGAGATTGTGTTGAGTAAGCTCGGTTCTCCGACCTGGAAATCATTAAAACAGAAAACCAAAGCTAAAGTAAAACAGATTGCTTTTGACCTTATTCAATTATATGCGCAGAGAAAAACAGCAAAAGGTTTTGCTTATACACCGGATTCTTATCTGCAGAATGAACTGGAGGCAAGCTTTATCTATGAAGATACTCCGGATCAGGAAAAAGCTACCATAGATGTAAAAAAAGATATGGAAGCTGATACCGTTATGGATAGGCTTGTTTGCGGTGATGTAGGTTTCGGTAAAACGGAAGTTGCGATTCGTGCGGCATTTAAAGCGGCAACAGATGGTAAGCAGGTTGCTGTATTGGTTCCTACCACTATTCTTGCTTTTCAGCATTACAGAAGTTTTAAAGAAAGATTGAAAGATTTTCCGGTCAATGTTGCTTATGTCAACAGATTCAGGACAGCTAAGCAAAAATCAGAAACATTAGATGCTTTAAAGAATGGAAAAGTAGATATTATCATTGGTACACATCAGTTGGCAAGCAGTTCGGTAAAATTTAAAGATCTTGGCTTGCTGATTATTGATGAAGAGCATAAGTTTGGCGTTTCAGTAAAGGATAAGCTGAAAACACTTAAAAATAATGTAGATACGCTTACCCTGACAGCAACACCTATTCCTAGAACATTGCAGTTTTCTTTAATGGCGGCAAGGGATTTGTCTGTTATCAAAACTCCACCACCAAACAGACAGCCTGTAGATACGCAGTTGATTGGATTCAGTGAGGAAATACTTCGTGATGCCGTTTCTTACGAGCTTCAGCGAGATGGTCAGGTTTATTTTATCAATAACAGAATTGAAAACCTGAAAGATATTGCCGGACTTATTCAGAGGCTGGTTCCGGATGCAAGAGTGATTACAGGGCATGGGCAGATGGAAGGAAAGCAACTGGAAAAGAATGTTCTGGATTTTATGGAAGGAAAATATGATGTTCTTGTTTCCACGACTATTGTAGAAAGTGGAGTAGATGTTCCGAATGCCAATACTATTTTCATTAATGATGCACAAAGATTTGGTATGGCAGATCTTCACCAGATGAGAGGAAGGGTGGGGCGTAGTAACAGAAAGGCATTCTGCTACCTGATCACTCCTCCTTATGATATGATGACTTCTGATGCAAGAAAGCGTTTGGAAGCTATTGAACAGTTTTCTGATTTGGGAAGCGGGTTCCAGATTGCAATGAAAGACCTTGAAATTCGAGGTGCGGGAGACCTTTTGGGTGCTGAACAGAGCGGATTTATCAATGAGATGGGGTTTGAAACTTATCAGAAACTGATGCAGGAAGCTTTAGAAGAGCTTAAAGATGATGCCGATTTTGAAAACCTGTTCGAAAACGAAGAGGACAGACAGAAACTTTTCAAATCTGTAAAAGATGTTAATATCGATACTGACCTTGAACTGATGCTTCCGGACTTCTATATTTCCAATACCGAAGAAAGGCTGTTGCTCTATCAGAAAATTGCAGAAATCAACAATGAAACAGATCTTCATCAGTTTGAACTTGAATTGATTGACCGTTTCGGGCCGCTGCCAAAAGAAGCAGTAAATCTGCTGAAGAGTGTCTCACTGAAATGGCTGGCCGCTGATATCGGTTTTGAGAAAATTGTGATGAAAAATGGAGTATTCTTAGGGTATTTCCCTGGAAACCCTCAGGATAAATTCTATCAGACAGACAGATTCAGACATATTATTAATTATTTAACCCGGAATCCTGCCGAAGCACAGCTCAAAGAAAAGCCCGGAAAAGAAGGTAATCAGCTGATGATGAGGAAAGAAAGAGTAAAGAATGTAGATGAGGTTAATGTGCTGCTGAAAGCAATCATTGAACATAATTAA
- a CDS encoding GH3 auxin-responsive promoter family protein, protein MLNFFKKNAALIWAKKHVQKAEDFKKNAEKNQEDLLLSLVNTAQKTLFGREHDFENIHSVKEFQDRVPVADYEDLKPYIERIKKGQANILWTETPEYFAKTSGTTSGSKYIPISKEGMPFQIAGAQSALFHYISKKNNADFVNGKMIFLQGSPELEEVFGIKTGRLSGIVAHHIPNYLQKNRLPSWETNIMEDWETKVDKIIEETERENMTLISGIPPWLIMYFEKLTEKHGKKIKKLFPNLQLIVTGGVNYEPYRDKMEDLLGGKVDIIQTFPASEGFFAFQDDYTKEGLLLLTNHGIFYEFIPLEDYGKPNAKRLTLKEIELNKDYALILTTNSGLWAYSIGDVVRFISKAPYRVLVSGRTKHFTSAFGEHVIAFEVEEAMKATLEKYPAQITEFHLAPQVNPEDGLPYHEWLIEFEKEPENLELFRDELDQQLRARNTYYDDLISGNILQKLHITRLKKNAFHEYAKSQGKLGGQNKTPRLANDRNIADLLEIYKN, encoded by the coding sequence ATGTTAAACTTCTTCAAGAAAAATGCGGCGCTTATCTGGGCAAAGAAACATGTTCAAAAGGCAGAGGATTTCAAAAAAAATGCAGAGAAAAATCAGGAGGATTTATTACTTTCTCTAGTGAACACGGCTCAAAAGACACTTTTTGGGCGGGAACATGATTTTGAAAACATCCATTCTGTAAAAGAATTTCAGGACAGAGTTCCTGTAGCCGATTATGAAGATCTGAAGCCTTATATTGAAAGGATAAAAAAAGGTCAAGCCAATATTTTATGGACAGAAACTCCGGAATATTTTGCCAAAACCTCAGGAACCACTTCCGGATCTAAATACATTCCTATTTCTAAAGAAGGAATGCCTTTTCAGATTGCAGGGGCTCAAAGTGCTCTATTTCACTACATCAGCAAAAAGAATAACGCTGATTTCGTAAACGGAAAAATGATTTTCCTGCAGGGCAGCCCGGAACTGGAAGAAGTATTTGGAATAAAAACAGGAAGATTGTCCGGTATTGTAGCGCATCACATCCCAAATTATCTGCAGAAAAACCGTTTACCTAGCTGGGAAACCAATATTATGGAAGACTGGGAAACCAAAGTAGACAAGATTATTGAGGAAACAGAGCGTGAAAACATGACTCTAATTTCTGGAATTCCACCATGGCTGATTATGTACTTTGAGAAGCTGACGGAAAAACATGGTAAAAAAATCAAAAAGCTTTTCCCCAATCTACAGCTTATCGTGACCGGAGGGGTTAATTATGAACCTTATCGTGATAAAATGGAAGATTTACTGGGCGGAAAAGTGGATATTATTCAGACATTTCCGGCTTCTGAAGGCTTTTTTGCTTTTCAGGATGATTATACAAAGGAAGGATTACTCCTTTTAACCAATCACGGAATTTTCTATGAGTTTATTCCATTAGAAGACTACGGTAAACCCAATGCAAAAAGATTAACATTAAAAGAAATTGAGCTTAATAAAGACTATGCTCTGATCCTGACCACTAATTCCGGATTGTGGGCTTATTCTATAGGAGATGTGGTAAGATTCATCAGCAAAGCGCCATACAGAGTGTTGGTAAGTGGCAGAACAAAACATTTCACTTCTGCTTTCGGGGAACATGTAATTGCATTTGAAGTGGAAGAAGCCATGAAAGCCACTCTTGAAAAATACCCTGCCCAGATTACAGAATTTCATCTTGCTCCACAGGTAAATCCGGAAGATGGACTTCCTTATCACGAATGGCTGATTGAATTTGAGAAAGAACCAGAAAACCTGGAGTTGTTCAGAGATGAGCTGGATCAGCAGCTCAGAGCAAGGAATACTTATTATGATGATTTGATTTCGGGAAATATTTTACAGAAACTGCATATTACCAGACTTAAAAAGAATGCTTTCCATGAATATGCCAAATCTCAGGGAAAACTGGGTGGTCAAAACAAGACTCCGAGATTGGCTAACGACAGAAACATTGCAGATCTCTTAGAAATTTACAAAAATTAA
- a CDS encoding MFS transporter has translation MISFTPLQTLQNVEFRNLLTGRFFIVLAFRMLATLLGWWVYQLTKDPFSIGLIGLSEVIPAVSCALYAGHVIDMNEKKRLLLICNYAYIFLIGLLLVPAFLDVEMHFTGHQITYYIYGVIFFTGIARAFIGPIVPSMIPKIVKKENLPNAVTLNQATFLISSVCGHAVGGVLIGFIGVKWTLVAILSLIFVASLFFWQLKQQHSEYKKETVNVVESMREGISYIFKTKEILGALCLDMFAVLFGGAVAMIPVFATDILNSGAEGFGLLNAASDIGSMCIITILSIVPLRKNQGKILLAVVTGFGLCIVGFGLSKLYWLSFMFLVMSGMLDGISVVIRGTIVQLKTPDHIRGRVLSVNSIFIMSSNEMGQFESGVMAKLLGVVRSVVFGGCMTVLVALIVGSTNPKLRKMQY, from the coding sequence ATGATTTCCTTTACCCCGTTACAGACATTACAAAATGTCGAGTTCAGAAATCTTCTCACCGGGAGATTTTTTATTGTTTTAGCTTTCAGAATGCTTGCCACGTTATTAGGCTGGTGGGTATATCAATTAACAAAAGATCCTTTTTCCATAGGCCTTATCGGACTTTCTGAAGTAATTCCTGCGGTAAGCTGTGCACTGTATGCGGGACACGTTATTGATATGAATGAAAAGAAGAGATTACTTCTGATCTGTAATTATGCCTATATTTTTCTGATCGGACTTCTGTTGGTTCCTGCATTCCTTGATGTGGAAATGCACTTCACAGGACATCAGATTACGTACTATATTTATGGAGTTATTTTTTTTACGGGAATAGCAAGAGCTTTTATTGGCCCTATTGTTCCTTCCATGATTCCTAAAATTGTAAAGAAAGAAAATCTTCCCAACGCGGTTACACTAAACCAGGCTACCTTCCTTATTTCTTCGGTTTGCGGGCATGCAGTAGGTGGTGTTCTTATTGGATTTATTGGTGTAAAATGGACGTTGGTTGCTATTTTATCCTTAATATTTGTGGCGTCCTTATTTTTCTGGCAGCTTAAACAACAGCATTCTGAGTACAAAAAAGAAACGGTAAATGTAGTGGAAAGTATGCGTGAAGGAATCTCTTATATTTTCAAAACCAAAGAAATTTTAGGAGCTTTATGCCTTGACATGTTTGCGGTCCTTTTTGGGGGTGCAGTAGCCATGATTCCGGTATTTGCGACAGACATTCTGAATTCAGGAGCTGAAGGTTTCGGTTTGTTGAACGCGGCTTCGGACATTGGCTCCATGTGTATCATCACTATTTTATCTATTGTTCCGCTTCGAAAAAATCAGGGAAAAATACTTCTTGCCGTTGTTACAGGATTTGGGCTTTGCATTGTAGGATTCGGGTTGTCTAAATTATACTGGCTGTCTTTTATGTTCCTTGTGATGAGCGGAATGCTTGATGGAATTTCTGTAGTGATACGAGGTACCATTGTACAGTTAAAAACACCTGACCACATCAGAGGACGTGTTTTGAGTGTGAATTCAATTTTCATTATGTCCAGCAATGAAATGGGTCAGTTTGAAAGTGGAGTTATGGCCAAATTATTAGGTGTTGTACGTTCTGTGGTATTCGGGGGCTGCATGACGGTTTTAGTGGCTTTAATTGTAGGAAGTACCAATCCTAAGCTAAGAAAAATGCAATATTAA
- a CDS encoding T9SS type B sorting domain-containing protein, translating into MKKYLLVFLFFLAQVAFGQQDCTSAIPICSDAAISLTPNGWGNVKEGQVGCLGPNGESNSIWLTFSIETAGTLTFVVTPTGPTAVGIDYDFALYGPNFNCANTTATPLRCSYAGVNSTIINPTGLNMTSTDTTENGGGDGYVKYIDVLPGQVYHLLLNNYSTEIAPFTLTFGGTAKLLTPFDNNSAQVYQPHPFLEPGPTQNGEIPVCGKIVNYDFSTFSTQIINGNPNFIVKYYASATDALDDNNPITAPTNINVANTYTYAVSYVDPNSPTSFLNQCRDFGQIKFIDKSFTLNPATLTSCSNNGSGTATYDLSTATVGAAPNHILKYYPSMYDLTNGTNEITNPYVFVSAEGSVFVKAINEFGCTASAEITLKFYPLVTATDAAIRSCFIESNPSTALFNLANAPVTSPTGTTTKRYFPSLTDAIDATNEILTVNNYIAPSGLVYVRVSDTRGCYTIAKISLTVIAPVTSSVLKDKIICMEDTTTLDAGPGFSSYEWSTGATTQSIKNVGVGNYWVKLKTGECIATQKVTIYPSEQPVVTGVDVSNTTLTINVIGGTPDYQYSMDKILWQTSNTFTNIARGTYKVYVKDAYDCDPIEVTIVVPNLINMITPNGDGVNDVVDYSAIADKQNLVLSIFDRYGTKIHQGDKTNGYKWDGTIAGKKIPTGTYWYSVTWNENDKKNTPFKFSGWIVVKNRE; encoded by the coding sequence ATGAAAAAATATCTACTCGTTTTTCTATTTTTCTTAGCTCAAGTGGCTTTTGGACAGCAAGACTGTACTTCTGCCATCCCGATATGCAGCGATGCAGCTATTTCTCTTACGCCCAATGGCTGGGGAAATGTGAAAGAAGGCCAGGTAGGCTGCCTGGGTCCTAACGGAGAAAGTAACTCTATATGGCTTACTTTCAGTATAGAGACCGCAGGAACATTGACTTTTGTAGTAACTCCTACAGGTCCCACTGCAGTAGGGATTGACTATGATTTTGCTCTATATGGCCCTAATTTTAACTGTGCCAATACAACGGCTACTCCATTAAGATGTTCTTATGCCGGTGTGAATTCTACTATCATTAACCCTACCGGGCTTAATATGACTTCTACTGATACTACTGAAAACGGAGGAGGTGATGGTTATGTAAAATATATTGATGTGCTGCCTGGACAGGTATACCATCTTCTTTTAAATAATTATTCTACGGAAATTGCTCCATTTACCTTAACTTTTGGAGGAACGGCTAAACTTCTTACTCCTTTTGACAATAACTCAGCGCAGGTTTATCAGCCACATCCGTTTTTAGAGCCTGGTCCTACTCAAAACGGAGAAATCCCTGTATGTGGTAAAATCGTAAACTATGATTTTTCTACATTTTCTACACAGATCATAAATGGTAACCCTAATTTCATTGTAAAATATTATGCTTCAGCAACGGATGCATTGGATGACAACAATCCTATTACTGCCCCTACGAATATTAATGTGGCTAATACATATACATATGCAGTCAGCTATGTTGATCCGAACAGCCCAACCAGCTTTTTAAATCAGTGTAGAGATTTTGGACAAATTAAATTCATTGATAAATCTTTTACGTTAAATCCCGCTACCCTTACTTCTTGTAGCAATAACGGCTCAGGAACGGCAACGTATGATCTGTCTACAGCAACTGTGGGAGCTGCCCCTAATCATATATTAAAGTATTACCCTTCTATGTATGATCTTACCAATGGAACCAATGAGATTACCAATCCTTATGTTTTCGTTTCTGCAGAAGGTTCAGTTTTTGTAAAAGCAATCAACGAATTTGGATGTACGGCATCTGCTGAAATTACACTGAAATTCTACCCTTTAGTTACAGCAACAGATGCGGCAATAAGATCTTGTTTCATAGAATCAAACCCATCTACAGCTTTATTTAATCTTGCCAACGCACCGGTTACAAGCCCTACGGGAACTACAACCAAAAGATATTTCCCATCATTGACGGATGCAATAGATGCAACAAACGAGATATTAACGGTTAATAATTATATTGCCCCAAGCGGATTGGTGTACGTTAGAGTTTCAGACACCCGCGGATGCTATACTATTGCAAAAATTTCCTTAACAGTAATTGCTCCTGTAACATCTAGTGTTCTGAAAGACAAGATTATCTGTATGGAAGATACTACAACTCTTGATGCCGGACCTGGATTCAGCAGCTATGAGTGGAGCACAGGAGCTACTACACAATCCATCAAGAATGTTGGAGTAGGAAATTACTGGGTAAAATTAAAAACAGGAGAATGTATCGCGACTCAAAAAGTAACAATATACCCTTCTGAGCAGCCAGTGGTAACAGGTGTTGACGTCTCCAATACTACACTAACAATCAATGTAATAGGAGGAACACCGGATTACCAGTATTCTATGGATAAAATTCTGTGGCAGACTTCTAATACGTTTACTAATATTGCAAGAGGAACTTACAAAGTATACGTAAAAGATGCTTACGATTGTGATCCTATTGAAGTTACGATAGTGGTTCCTAACCTTATCAATATGATTACTCCAAACGGAGATGGTGTGAATGATGTTGTAGATTATTCTGCAATAGCAGACAAACAGAACCTTGTATTAAGTATCTTTGACAGATACGGAACAAAAATCCACCAGGGAGACAAAACCAACGGATACAAATGGGACGGAACTATTGCCGGCAAGAAAATCCCAACAGGTACCTATTGGTATTCTGTAACCTGGAATGAAAATGACAAGAAGAATACTCCTTTCAAGTTTTCAGGATGGATTGTTGTAAAAAACAGAGAATAA
- a CDS encoding T9SS type B sorting domain-containing protein → MKKILLLFILLITQLAYSQSDCVTAIPICGNSDISYTPSGPGNIIEILNQNGGCLSTNERYTVWYTFTVSTPGTLAFKIKPNDQSDDYDFAVYGPTLNGCASLQNADHVFIQPIRCNYSGTPGDTGLDLTLAPPAVFPTNPPGTTASMNNGKWSPYLNVLVGQTYYLVIDNFSRSTNGFSLEWSGTASLSSAFNDPVLSPYPFIPPGIPGVNPNDPAQVMVCALPTQFDFTTLSAAIINGNSTNFKVTYHKTTNDALTGQNPLTVTTVDGTTTYYYRIVYQDPSNPNNPINGCFITGKFKFVNAGITANTATLYSCNNNGAGTAKYDLTTANIFGGTGATIKYYATTADMNADINEITDPVNYISPEATIYAKVISTFGCIATTTIRLLFYPTVVLKDAVLQNCYIDNDVTRSTFDLSKADIGVPVPTPTGTIIKYYTSVADAKAQTNPIATPFNYLSESKTVYARVDNDKQCYSIAKIELVVLPPVKSAVLKDKTICAESKTSLDAGPGFVSYEWSTGETTQSINNVPVGVYWVKLQTGKCFTLQEVRIHASLQPVISGIEISNNNITVTATGGVPPYKYSVDGIKWQDSNIFTGLPRGENTIYVKDTYNCTPIQVTVTVPNLINAITPNGDNVNDVIDYSALAYKKNLIFIVYDRYGNKLHEADKMRNFTWDGTAFGKKIPTGTYWYTISWNENNKNSTETKYSGWVLVKNKE, encoded by the coding sequence ATGAAAAAAATACTACTTCTTTTTATTTTACTGATAACACAATTGGCTTACTCACAATCCGACTGTGTTACAGCTATTCCTATCTGTGGTAACTCTGACATTTCTTACACTCCTTCAGGCCCAGGAAATATTATAGAAATCCTAAATCAGAATGGAGGATGTCTTAGTACCAATGAGAGATATACTGTTTGGTATACTTTCACTGTATCTACACCAGGTACACTCGCTTTTAAAATAAAACCTAACGATCAAAGTGATGATTATGACTTTGCGGTGTATGGACCAACCTTAAACGGTTGTGCTTCTTTACAGAATGCGGATCATGTTTTTATACAGCCAATAAGATGTAACTATAGCGGAACTCCGGGAGATACAGGTCTGGATCTTACTCTTGCTCCGCCTGCGGTATTCCCTACCAACCCTCCTGGTACTACAGCCAGTATGAACAATGGTAAATGGAGCCCTTATTTGAATGTATTAGTAGGCCAAACTTATTATTTGGTTATTGATAACTTCAGTAGATCCACCAATGGATTTTCTTTAGAATGGTCAGGAACAGCAAGCTTAAGCTCAGCATTTAACGATCCTGTACTTTCTCCTTATCCATTTATCCCACCGGGAATTCCAGGAGTTAATCCTAATGATCCAGCTCAGGTGATGGTTTGTGCATTACCTACACAGTTTGATTTCACAACACTTTCCGCAGCTATCATTAATGGTAACAGTACTAACTTCAAGGTTACTTATCATAAAACAACCAATGACGCCCTTACAGGACAAAACCCTCTTACGGTAACAACAGTAGACGGAACAACAACATATTATTACAGAATTGTATACCAAGACCCGAGTAACCCGAATAATCCGATCAACGGATGTTTCATAACCGGAAAATTCAAGTTTGTGAATGCTGGGATTACAGCAAACACCGCTACTCTATATTCTTGTAATAATAACGGAGCTGGTACTGCGAAATATGATTTAACCACTGCCAATATTTTTGGCGGAACAGGAGCAACCATCAAGTATTATGCTACCACCGCTGATATGAATGCAGACATTAACGAAATTACTGATCCTGTTAACTATATTTCTCCAGAAGCAACGATCTATGCAAAAGTAATTTCCACTTTCGGATGTATTGCAACAACAACCATCAGACTATTATTCTACCCAACAGTAGTATTAAAAGATGCGGTACTTCAAAACTGTTATATTGACAATGATGTTACCCGTTCTACATTTGATCTTTCCAAAGCTGATATAGGTGTACCTGTTCCAACTCCTACAGGAACTATTATTAAATATTACACTTCTGTAGCAGATGCAAAAGCACAGACTAACCCTATTGCAACCCCATTCAATTATCTTTCTGAAAGCAAGACAGTATATGCAAGAGTGGATAATGACAAGCAGTGTTATTCTATTGCCAAAATTGAGCTTGTAGTATTACCTCCTGTAAAATCTGCCGTATTAAAAGACAAAACAATCTGTGCAGAAAGCAAAACAAGTTTGGATGCAGGTCCTGGATTTGTAAGCTACGAATGGAGCACTGGAGAAACTACACAGTCTATCAACAATGTACCAGTAGGAGTATATTGGGTAAAACTTCAGACCGGAAAATGCTTCACACTTCAGGAAGTACGTATACATGCAAGTCTTCAGCCTGTAATTTCAGGAATAGAAATATCAAATAATAACATCACTGTAACTGCCACAGGCGGAGTTCCTCCTTACAAATACTCTGTAGACGGTATCAAATGGCAGGATTCTAATATCTTCACCGGACTTCCAAGAGGTGAAAATACAATCTATGTAAAGGATACTTACAACTGTACTCCAATTCAGGTGACTGTTACGGTTCCAAATCTTATTAATGCTATCACCCCGAACGGAGATAACGTGAATGATGTAATTGATTATTCTGCGCTGGCCTATAAGAAAAACCTGATTTTCATTGTGTATGACAGATACGGAAACAAACTTCATGAAGCCGACAAAATGAGAAACTTCACATGGGACGGAACAGCCTTCGGCAAGAAAATTCCAACCGGAACTTATTGGTACACGATCTCATGGAACGAAAATAACAAAAACAGTACAGAAACCAAATACTCAGGTTGGGTACTGGTAAAAAATAAAGAATAG